The following coding sequences are from one Caldibacillus debilis DSM 16016 window:
- a CDS encoding TetR/AcrR family transcriptional regulator produces the protein MPNKQEVQATVKNEELIRIRREQMIKGAVSLFKEKGFHRATTREIAHASGFSIGTLYEYIRKKEDILYLVCDQIYDEVQWRLRGRLQYRRVTAETLKKGIAAYFKIMDEMQDEVLVMYQEAKSLSKEALPHVLNKELEMVEIFVDMIRAFVRSEGLDVPEPAVRLAAHNIVVQGQMWAFRRWALRKQYTLEEYTELQTRFLLNALCPDPPKKG, from the coding sequence TTGCCGAATAAACAGGAAGTCCAGGCTACGGTGAAAAACGAAGAATTGATCCGGATCCGAAGGGAACAAATGATCAAGGGGGCCGTATCCCTGTTCAAAGAAAAGGGATTCCACCGGGCGACGACGCGGGAGATCGCCCATGCCTCCGGTTTCAGCATCGGTACCCTCTATGAATACATCCGGAAAAAGGAGGACATTTTGTACCTCGTTTGCGACCAGATTTACGATGAGGTGCAATGGCGGCTCCGCGGGCGGCTGCAGTATCGGCGGGTGACCGCGGAAACGTTAAAAAAGGGGATCGCCGCTTATTTCAAGATCATGGATGAAATGCAGGACGAGGTCCTGGTCATGTACCAGGAGGCGAAATCCTTGTCGAAGGAAGCCCTGCCCCATGTGCTGAACAAAGAGCTGGAGATGGTGGAGATTTTCGTCGACATGATCCGCGCCTTCGTCCGGAGTGAAGGATTGGACGTCCCGGAACCGGCCGTGCGGCTTGCCGCCCATAACATCGTCGTCCAAGGGCAGATGTGGGCCTTCCGCCGCTGGGCGTTAAGAAAGCAATATACGTTGGAGGAATACACCGAGCTGCAAACCCGTTTTTTGCTCAACGCCCTGTGCCCGGATCCGCCGAAAAAGGGGTAA